A stretch of Cicer arietinum cultivar CDC Frontier isolate Library 1 chromosome 5, Cicar.CDCFrontier_v2.0, whole genome shotgun sequence DNA encodes these proteins:
- the ELF3A gene encoding protein EARLY FLOWERING 3 yields the protein MKRGKDDEKMMMGPLFPRLHVGDTEKGGPRAPPRNKMALYEQFSIPSQRFNLPLHPNTSTNTVPPSSSIQGTVLERNYVFRGHLTSQTPIHQAEKRSSLQLEGVNLNTSLSQLEQRKKVDEDDFMVPVYVRSKIGQSNDKSLESFDGKKLNSTRSRYFGFSKAGKTDCERDPKQYGSHLVNTKIDVRNEIDGPPQVSPNKEHPFTSVRDISTGESVDTLVRQAKVTLNQEFSDCAVFKFSSLRQVDACSREECGTESQSNGIRQSNTLVESTRGVDKSNDPIANQTSPTEAINGTEYKDTWTGSPIQKGNLNRKDNISKISGVENLSTLKISPDDVVAIIGQKHFWRARKAIANQQRVFAVQVFELHRLIKVQQLIAGSPDLLFEDGAYLGKSPPVGCTTKKLSLEYVVKPREQNLKRKDDSEKINQEMECSAENAVGKTSISSVKNGSYLSTATPFAGNPHQGNMAADSGMGPWCFNQSPGHQWLIPVMSPSEGLVYKPYPGPGFTGTNCGEYGPIGAAPFMNPSYGMPAPPETPPGSHAYFPPYGGMPVTKAAVAESAVGHVNQFSAHGQNDHLSEVEANHNKHNQIPCNLPAQRNGATSHVMNRQRHKEFELQGSTASSPSEMAQGMSIGQVSEGRDVLPLFPMVPLEPEVVPQSPETRQQSRVIKVVPHNRRTATESAARIFQSIQEERKQYESL from the exons ATGAAGAGAGGGAAAGATGATGAGAAGATGATGATGGGTCCACTTTTTCCTAGACTACATGTTGGTGATACGGAGAAAGGAGGGCCAAGAGCACCACCTAGGAATAAAATGGCTCTCTATGAGCAATTTAGTATTCCCTCTCAAAGGTTCAACTTGCCACTACACCCAAACACTTCTACCAATACAGTTCCTCCATCCTCCTCAATTCAG GGGACTGTCTTGGAGAGAAATTATGTTTTTCGTGGTCATTTAACTTCTCAAACACCTATTCATCAGGCTGAAAAACGTAGTTCTCTTCAATTGGAAGGGGTGAATTTGAATACTTCTTTGAGTCAACTTGAACAGAGAAAGAAGGTTGATGAAGATGACTTTATGGTTCCTGTATACGTTCGTTCAAAGATTGGTCAATCTAATGATAAAAGTCTTGAGAGTTTTGATGGGAAAAAACTCAATTCTACACGCTCTAGGTATTTTGGTTTTTCAAAAGCTGGGAAAACTGATTGTGAAAGGGATCCAAAACAGTATGGCTCCCATCTTGTCAATACGAAGATAGATGTGAGAAATGAGATTGATGGCCCTCCACAAGTAAGTCCAAATAAGGAGCATCCGTTTACGTCTGTTAGAGACATATCAACTGGAGAAAGTGTTGACACCTTAGTTAGACAAGCCAAGGTGACTCTAAATCAAGAGTTTTCAGATTGTGCTGTATTCAAATTTAGTAGCTTACGGCAAGTTGATGCATGCTCACGAGAAGAATGTGGAACTGAGTCTCAATCCAATGGAATTCGACAAAGTAACACTCTCGTTGAATCTACAAGGGGGGTAGACAAGAGTAATGACCCTATAGCAAACCAAACCAGTCCAACCGAGGCTATCAATGGCACTGAATATAAAGATACCTGGACTGGTAGTCCGATACAGAAAGGAAATTTAAACAGAAAAGACAACATTTCCAAGATCTCTGGGGTAGAAAATTTGTCAACCCTGAAAATTTCTCCTGATGATGTTGTTGCAATTATAGGTCAAAAACATTTCTGGAGAGCCAGAAAAGCAATTGCCAA TCAACAGAGAGTGTTTGCAGTCCAAGTGTTTGAGTTGCATAGACTGATAAAG GTCCAACAGCTGATTGCTGGATCACCAGATCTATTGTTTGAAGATGGTGCTTATCTGGGAAAGTCTCCTCCAGTTGGATGTACTACCAAAAAACTCTCATTGGAATATGTTGTAAAACCTCGGGAACAAAATCTTAAGCGCAAAGACGATTCTGAAAAGATAAATCAAGAAATGGAATGTTCTGCAGAGAATGCTGTCGGTAAAACATCTATTTCGTCAGTGAAAAATGGGAGCTACCTTTCTACTGCAACACCTTTTGCCGGAAATCCACATCAAGGAAATATGGCTGCTGATAGTGGAATGGGTCCCTGGTGTTTCAATCAGTCGCCTGGGCATCAATGGTTAATTCCTGTGATGTCTCCTTCTGAAGGGCTCGTCTACAAGCCATATCCTGGACCTGGATTTACAGGAACAAATTGTGGAGAATATGGGCCAATTGGGGCTGCTCCTTTCATGAATCCTTCCTATGGAATGCCAGCTCCACCAGAGACTCCACCAGGAAGCCATGCTTACTTCCCTCCCTATGGCGGAATGCCAGTTACGAAAGCAGCAGTTGCAGAGTCAGCTGTTGGACATGTGAACCAATTCTCTGCACATGGACAAAATGACCATTTATCTGAAGTGGAAGCCAATCATAACAAACATAACCAAATCCCATGCAATCTACCAGCTCAGAGAAATGGAGCAACGTCACATGTCATGAATCGTCAGCGACACAAGGAGTTTGAGTTGCAGGGGAGTACAGCAAGTAGTCCTAGCGAAATGGCACAAGGAATGAGCATTGGACAAGTTTCTGAAGGAAGAGATGTACTTCCTCTTTTCCCTATGGTTCCATTAGAACCAGAGGTAGTACCTCAGTCTCCTGAAACAAGACAACAAAGTCGAGTTATCAAAGTGGTGCCTCATAACCGAAGAACTGCAACTGAATCAGCAGCTAGAATTTTCCAATCTATTCAAGAGGAGAGAAAACAGTATGAATCACTCTAG
- the LOC101489099 gene encoding protein neprosin-like, whose product MEKYNVAILLLWVFIALCNILELKVEAKASSHFEREIEAKLKLLNKPAVKSIKSEDGDIIDCIDIYKQLAFDHPTLKNHTIKRVPDFVLESESPSRENSLNASSDVFQTWQKSGSCPEGTVPIRRILKEDLLRVSSLDRFGQKPIEPFFNSTNISNLNFSNLTANDGQVNLINRSDAHLVAYGFNFIGAQASINVWNPNVEREEDFTTAQMWLKTNNGPNFESIESGWMVNPKLYGDHNTRLFVYWTKDSYNSTGCFDLTCQGFVQTNKDIVLGGTLGPISSPFKQQYEFNVGIFWDNEGNWWLKVMNSIPVGYWPAEFLGGLKHSATLIQWGGQVFSYAVKTDPPHTGTQMGSGSEANGRFGVACYMSNVRIKDYSQSLKYPQFVSTHAAEPYCYNTLNDAPYGKDPVFYFGGAGRKPPYCP is encoded by the exons ATGGAGAAATATAATGTTGCAATCTTGTTGCTTTGGGTGTTCATTGCATTGTGTAACATACttgaattgaaagttgaagCAAAAGCATCATCACATTTTGAAAGAGAAATCGAAGCCAAATTAAAGCTCCTCAACAAGCCTGCAGTGAAATCCATTAAG AGCGAAGATGGAGATATCATTGATTGCATCGATATCTACAAACAACTTGCTTTTGATCATCCAACTTTAAAAAATCACACTATTAAG AGAGTACCTGATTTTGTTCTTGAATCCGAAAGTCCAAGCAGGGAAAATAGTTTGAACGCAAGCAGTGATGTGTTTCAAACATGGCAAAAAAGTGGAAGTTGTCCGGAAGGAACTGTCCCTATTAGGAGAATTCTTAAGGAAGATTTGTTGAGAGTTTCTTCACTTGATCGCTTTGGACAAAAACCCATTGAACCATTTTTCAATTCAACAAATATATCAAACCTTAATTTCTCCAACCTCACTGCCAATGATGGTCAAGTTAATTTGATAAATCGCTCG GATGCGCATCTTGTGGCATACGGATTCAATTTTATAGGCGCACAAGCAAGTATTAATGTTTGGAATCCAAATGTTGAACGCGAAGAGGATTTCACTACTGCTCAAATGTGGCTTAAGACAAACAATGGTCCTAATTTTGAAAGTATTGAATCCGGATGGATG GTTAATCCAAAATTGTATGGCGACCACAATACTCGATTATTTGTCTATTGGACT AAAGATTCTTACAATTCAACCGGTTGTTTTGATCTTACATGTCAAGGTTTTGTGCAAACAAACAAAGACATAGTGCTTGGTGGTACCCTAGGACCTATTTCATCCCCTTTTAAGCAACAGTATGAATTCAACGTTGGAATATTTTGG GATAATGAGGGGAACTGGTGGCTCAAAGTGATGAATAGCATCCCCGTAGGATATTGGCCAGCTGAGTTTTTGGGTGGTTTAAAACACAGTGCCACATTGATTCAATGGGGTGGACAAGTGTTTAGTTATGCGGTCAAAACAGATCCTCCTCACACTGGAACACAGATGGGTAGTGGAAGTGAAGCAAATGGTCGATTTGGTGTCGCATGTTACATGAGTAATGTGAGAATTAAAGATTATTCACAATCTCTTAAATATCCACAATTTGTAAGTACACATGCTGCAGAACCATATTGTTACAATACTCTCAATGATGCTCCATATGGAAAAGACCCTGTATTCTATTTTGGAGGGGCAGGACGAAAGCCTCCTTATTGTCCTTGA
- the LOC101488768 gene encoding protein neprosin-like isoform X2, with product MRIPDFLLDQSHISSTEYASNASTEVFQTWQKSGSCPEGTIPIRRIQKEDLLRVASVDHFGQKPFEPFVNSANTTNLNFSSLSATTNLVSLKNRSDANLLTLGYNFIGAMANINIWNPKVERPEDFTTAQMWLKAGNGADFESIEAGWTVNPKLYGDHNSRLFVYWTRDSYKSSGCFDLTCHGFVQISSEMALGASLGPYSSSFNQQYEINVGIFKDNGGNWWLRVKNRIIIGYWPAELLGNLKHSSTLIQWGGQVFSYAVKKTPHTGTQMGSGEEASGGFGFASYMSNLRIKDYSQSLKYPELVHAFAAEPYCYSALNIDVHYKEPIFYFGGPGRYIPHCP from the exons ATG AGGATACCCGATTTTCTTCTTGATCAATCCCACATTTCAAGCACAGAATATGCTTCCAACGCAAGCACTGAAGTGTTTCAAACATGGCAAAAAAGTGGAAGTTGTCCGGAAGGAACTATTCCTATTAGGAGAATTCAAAAGGAGGACTTGTTAAGGGTTGCTTCAGTTGACCACTTTGGACAAAAACCCTTTGAGCCATTTGTGAATTCAGCAAACACCACAAACCTTAATTTCTCTAGCCTTAGTGCCACCACTAATCTAGTTAGCCTCAAAAATCGCTCG GATGCAAATCTTTTGACATTAGGATACAATTTTATCGGTGCAATggcaaatattaatatatggaATCCAAAGGTTGAACGACCAGAAGATTTCACTACTGCTCAAATGTGGCTTAAGGCTGGCAATGGTGCTGATTTTGAAAGCATTGAAGCAGGATGGACG GTTAATCCAAAGTTGTATGGTGACCACAATTCTCGACTGTTCGTATATTGGACC AGAGATTCATACAAGTCATCAGGATGTTTTGATCTTACTTGTCATGGTTTTGTGCAAATAAGTTCAGAAATGGCGCTCGGTGCTTCTTTAGGACCTTATTCATCCAGCTTTAACCAACAATACGAAATTAATGTTGGAATCTTTAAG GATAATGGTGGAAACTGGTGGCTAAGAGTGAAGAATAGAATAATTATAGGTTATTGGCCAGCTGAGTTGTTGGGTAATTTAAAACACAGTTCAACATTAATTCAATGGGGTGGACAAGTGTTTAGTTATGCAGTGAAAAAAACTCCTCACACTGGAACACAAATGGGTAGTGGAGAAGAAGCAAGTGGTGGCTTTGGGTTTGCAAGCTACATGAGTAATTTGAGAATTAAGGATTATTCACAATCTCTCAAGTATCCAGAACTAGTACATGCATTTGCTGCGGAACCATATTGTTATAGTGCTCTCAATATTGATGTTCATTATAAAGAACCTATATTCTATTTTGGTGGACCCGGACGATATATTCCTCATTGTCCTTGA